One genomic region from Mycobacterium basiliense encodes:
- a CDS encoding flavin-containing monooxygenase codes for MRSPYAGLPFSTSTPDIAAALEDVSIPTLLLSLVHITGDPRFIREFKQLGIFLNEVQGFMSEEDKARARAAALTVITEYRDRGCPEPEPLRQELIREMLDWAACEHVPNDYLPLVLEELDLGGLDPRRTAPVPTRYAAQLPVLVVGCGESGILAGIRLKQANIPFTIVEKNAGPGGTWWENTYPGARVDVANHFYCYSFEPNNDWNHFFAEQPELQDYFTRVMAKHELADHVRWNTEVVAAEWNDDDGVWNISLRSADGQTSAVPARAIITAVGQLNRPNIPEFDGADTFAGPAFHSAAWDHSVELTGKRVALIGAGASGFQIAPAIAQDVKHLTVFQRTAQWMFPNAMYHERVGEGVHWAMRHLPFYGRWYRFLVMWPGADKGLDAARIDPSYADQDHAVSDINAAARMMFAQWISSQVGEDDDLLAKVMPDYPATGKRTLQDNGSWLQTLQRDNVELVRTPIERIAPHGVVTSDGAAHDVDVIVYATGFRHTQVLWPLKVVGRSGVDLHATWGTRPYAHLGITVPGFPNFFLIYGPGAHLAHGGSLIFNSELQMRYISLCLAHLARTGLHSLEPTVGAARQWHQRTQAEIKKMVWSHPAVKHSYFKNADGEIHTVSPWRLDQYWTAVREPDWSEFVLRKRK; via the coding sequence GCTGTCGCTCGTCCACATTACTGGCGATCCCCGCTTCATCCGCGAGTTCAAACAGCTGGGCATCTTCCTCAACGAGGTCCAGGGCTTCATGTCTGAGGAAGACAAGGCCCGAGCGCGCGCCGCAGCCCTCACCGTGATCACCGAGTATCGAGACCGGGGATGCCCCGAACCCGAACCGCTGAGGCAAGAACTCATCAGAGAAATGCTGGACTGGGCAGCCTGTGAGCATGTACCCAACGACTACCTACCTTTGGTCTTGGAGGAATTGGACCTCGGCGGACTCGACCCCCGGCGCACCGCGCCGGTGCCAACCCGGTATGCGGCCCAGCTCCCCGTCCTGGTCGTCGGCTGCGGAGAATCCGGCATCCTGGCCGGAATCCGCCTCAAACAAGCCAACATCCCTTTCACCATCGTGGAGAAGAACGCCGGTCCCGGCGGAACATGGTGGGAGAATACCTATCCCGGTGCGCGTGTCGATGTGGCAAACCACTTCTATTGCTACAGCTTCGAACCCAACAACGACTGGAATCACTTCTTCGCCGAGCAACCCGAGCTGCAGGATTACTTCACTCGGGTGATGGCCAAGCACGAGCTGGCCGACCACGTCCGATGGAACACCGAAGTCGTCGCTGCCGAGTGGAACGACGACGACGGCGTATGGAATATCTCACTGCGATCGGCCGATGGCCAGACGAGCGCCGTGCCGGCGCGCGCCATCATTACCGCGGTCGGCCAGCTAAACCGGCCGAACATCCCCGAGTTCGACGGGGCAGATACGTTTGCGGGCCCCGCGTTTCACTCCGCGGCGTGGGACCACTCCGTCGAACTCACCGGCAAGCGGGTCGCCCTGATCGGAGCCGGAGCCAGCGGGTTCCAGATCGCGCCCGCGATTGCCCAGGATGTCAAGCACCTCACCGTGTTCCAGCGAACCGCGCAGTGGATGTTCCCCAACGCCATGTACCACGAGCGCGTCGGTGAGGGTGTGCACTGGGCGATGCGCCATCTTCCTTTCTACGGACGGTGGTACCGGTTCCTGGTCATGTGGCCCGGCGCCGACAAGGGTCTCGATGCGGCGCGGATTGACCCCAGCTACGCCGATCAGGATCACGCCGTCAGCGACATCAACGCTGCCGCCCGAATGATGTTCGCTCAATGGATCAGCAGCCAGGTCGGCGAAGACGACGATCTGTTGGCCAAGGTGATGCCCGACTATCCCGCCACCGGGAAAAGGACGCTGCAAGACAACGGCAGCTGGCTACAAACCCTGCAGCGCGACAACGTCGAGCTGGTGCGCACGCCGATCGAGCGGATCGCACCCCACGGTGTGGTCACCTCAGACGGCGCGGCACACGACGTCGATGTCATCGTCTACGCCACCGGATTTCGACACACACAGGTGTTGTGGCCGTTGAAAGTCGTTGGCCGCAGCGGTGTCGACCTGCATGCGACGTGGGGCACACGTCCTTACGCCCATCTGGGCATCACGGTCCCGGGTTTTCCCAATTTCTTCCTCATCTACGGTCCCGGTGCTCATCTGGCTCACGGCGGCAGCCTGATCTTCAATTCCGAACTCCAAATGCGCTACATCAGCCTGTGTTTGGCGCACTTGGCAAGAACTGGCTTGCATTCTCTGGAGCCAACCGTGGGTGCGGCCAGACAGTGGCATCAACGCACTCAAGCCGAGATCAAGAAGATGGTGTGGTCACACCCTGCGGTCAAACACTCCTACTTCAAAAACGCCGACGGAGAGATTCACACTGTCAGTCCGTGGCGCCTCGACCAGTATTGGACCGCGGTGCGCGAACCCGATTGGTCCGAATTCGTCCTTCGGAAAAGGAAGTGA
- a CDS encoding alcohol dehydrogenase catalytic domain-containing protein → MRAVVINGSGHVRVDTRPDPTLPGPDGVIVAVQAAGICGSDLHFYDGDYPLADPVALGHEAVGTVVEAGPVVRTVKVGDRVMVSSVAGCGACPGCATRDPVQCFSGLRIFGSGALGGAQADLLAVPTADFQVLKIPDGITTEQALLLTDNLATGWAAAQRADIPFGGSVAVIGLGAVGLCALRSAFMHGAATVFAVDRVEGRLQRAAAWGGTPIRCPAAEAILGATGGRGTDAVIDAVATDASLTDALNSVRPGGTVSVVGVHDLQPFPLPALSCLIRSITLRMTTAPVQRTWPELIPLLRAGRLNVDGIFTTTLPLDQAANGYATAASRSGDDVKILLTP, encoded by the coding sequence ATGCGCGCGGTAGTCATCAATGGGTCAGGCCATGTCCGCGTCGACACCCGTCCGGATCCGACGTTACCCGGTCCCGACGGCGTGATCGTCGCCGTGCAGGCCGCCGGCATCTGCGGCTCGGACCTTCATTTCTACGACGGCGATTATCCGCTCGCCGACCCGGTGGCCCTGGGGCATGAAGCGGTCGGCACGGTCGTCGAGGCTGGGCCCGTGGTACGCACCGTCAAGGTCGGCGATCGGGTCATGGTGTCCTCAGTCGCCGGATGCGGCGCCTGCCCCGGGTGTGCAACCCGTGATCCGGTCCAGTGTTTCTCCGGTCTGCGGATCTTTGGCTCCGGTGCGCTTGGCGGCGCACAGGCCGACCTGCTGGCCGTACCGACCGCCGATTTTCAAGTGCTCAAGATTCCCGACGGCATCACCACCGAGCAGGCACTGCTGCTCACCGACAATCTGGCCACCGGGTGGGCCGCCGCGCAGCGGGCCGATATTCCATTCGGCGGTTCGGTGGCGGTGATCGGCCTGGGGGCGGTCGGCCTATGCGCGCTCCGCAGCGCGTTTATGCATGGCGCAGCAACGGTTTTCGCAGTAGATCGCGTCGAGGGTCGCTTACAGCGTGCCGCCGCCTGGGGTGGCACCCCGATCAGGTGCCCTGCCGCCGAGGCCATCCTCGGCGCCACCGGTGGCCGCGGCACCGACGCGGTGATCGACGCCGTGGCCACGGATGCGTCGCTGACCGACGCGCTCAATTCGGTGCGGCCCGGCGGCACCGTCTCGGTTGTTGGCGTACATGATCTGCAGCCGTTTCCGCTGCCCGCACTCAGCTGTCTGATTCGCAGCATCACGCTGCGTATGACCACCGCGCCGGTACAGCGCACCTGGCCCGAATTGATCCCGCTGCTGCGGGCCGGCCGACTCAACGTGGACGGCATCTTCACCACAACACTGCCGTTGGATCAAGCGGCCAATGGCTATGCGACTGCGGCCTCGCGGTCAGGCGACGATGTGAAGATCTTGCTCACGCCCTAG
- a CDS encoding class I SAM-dependent methyltransferase, with amino-acid sequence MTTPEYGSLRSDDDQWDIISGVGYTALLVAGWRALHAASPEPLVRDEYAKHFISASADPYLTGLLVNPGTSEGETAFPRLYGVQTRYFDDFFGSAGDAGIRQAVIVAAGLDSRAYRLDWPAETTVFEIDLPKVLEFKARVLAEQGVQPTARRVEVAADLRADWPAALLAAGFDPQRSSAWSLEGLLPYLTGETQEALFTRISELCAPGSRVAAGALGSRLDHAQLEALESTHPGVNMSGHVNFSTLTYDDTTDPATWLAAHGWTVEPVRSTLDLQAGYGMTPLDVDIRIDSFMHSEYIAAAR; translated from the coding sequence ATGACAACACCGGAATATGGGTCGCTTCGTTCCGACGACGATCAGTGGGACATCATCAGCGGCGTGGGCTACACCGCCCTGTTGGTGGCGGGCTGGCGAGCGCTGCACGCGGCGAGCCCGGAACCGCTGGTTCGCGACGAGTATGCCAAACATTTCATCTCGGCTTCGGCGGACCCGTATTTAACCGGCCTGCTCGTCAACCCCGGAACCTCCGAGGGCGAGACCGCTTTCCCGCGGCTCTACGGTGTCCAGACTCGGTATTTTGACGATTTCTTCGGTTCGGCCGGCGACGCTGGAATCCGGCAAGCCGTCATTGTCGCCGCCGGCCTGGACTCTCGCGCTTACCGGCTCGACTGGCCAGCTGAAACGACGGTTTTCGAGATCGACTTACCGAAAGTCTTGGAATTCAAGGCACGGGTACTGGCCGAGCAGGGCGTGCAGCCCACGGCCCGCCGAGTTGAGGTGGCAGCCGATTTGCGCGCCGACTGGCCCGCCGCCTTGCTGGCCGCCGGGTTTGATCCACAAAGGTCCAGCGCCTGGTCGTTGGAGGGATTGCTGCCGTATTTGACGGGCGAGACCCAAGAAGCCCTGTTCACCCGCATCAGCGAGCTGTGTGCACCGGGCAGCCGGGTTGCCGCGGGTGCTTTGGGATCGCGCTTGGACCACGCGCAGCTAGAGGCTCTGGAATCGACCCACCCAGGGGTCAACATGTCCGGTCACGTGAACTTCTCCACGCTCACCTACGACGACACGACCGATCCGGCAACGTGGCTGGCGGCCCACGGCTGGACCGTCGAACCCGTGCGTAGCACGCTTGACTTACAGGCCGGTTATGGAATGACGCCGCTGGATGTAGATATTCGGATCGATAGTTTCATGCATTCCGAATACATAGCGGCCGCCCGCTAG
- the dtd gene encoding D-aminoacyl-tRNA deacylase, translating into MRVLVQRVSSASVSVENRVVGAVRPDRQGLLAFVGVTHHDDVGKAQRLAEKLWNLRILTDEKSASDVNAPILVVSQFTLYADTAKGRRPSWNAAAPAAVAEPLVGKFAEALRALGARVEAGVFGAHMQVELVNDGPVTVMLEL; encoded by the coding sequence ATGCGGGTTCTGGTGCAGCGGGTTTCATCGGCTTCGGTGTCGGTAGAGAATCGGGTGGTCGGTGCCGTCCGGCCGGATCGGCAGGGCCTGCTCGCCTTCGTCGGTGTCACCCACCACGACGATGTCGGCAAGGCTCAGCGGCTGGCCGAAAAGCTCTGGAACTTGCGTATTCTCACCGACGAGAAATCCGCGTCCGACGTCAACGCGCCGATCTTGGTGGTTAGCCAGTTCACCCTGTACGCCGACACCGCAAAGGGTCGGCGGCCCTCCTGGAACGCGGCCGCGCCGGCCGCGGTGGCCGAGCCATTGGTTGGGAAGTTCGCCGAGGCGTTGCGAGCATTGGGTGCCCGGGTAGAGGCCGGGGTTTTCGGGGCGCACATGCAGGTCGAACTAGTCAACGATGGTCCGGTGACCGTCATGCTGGAGCTATGA
- a CDS encoding MTH1187 family thiamine-binding protein, giving the protein MSVLVAFSVTPMGVGEGVGEIVADAVRVVRESGLPNKTDSMFTVIEGDTWDEVMAVVRRAVQAVAARAPRVSTVIKVDWRHGAADAMTQKVETVERYLSEPATDC; this is encoded by the coding sequence ATGTCGGTGCTTGTCGCCTTTTCCGTCACGCCCATGGGTGTGGGGGAGGGCGTCGGCGAGATTGTCGCCGACGCGGTTCGGGTTGTCCGTGAATCCGGGTTGCCCAACAAGACGGATTCGATGTTCACCGTGATCGAGGGCGATACCTGGGACGAAGTCATGGCAGTCGTGCGGCGCGCGGTGCAAGCCGTGGCTGCGCGTGCACCGCGCGTCAGTACCGTGATCAAGGTCGACTGGCGGCACGGAGCCGCCGATGCGATGACGCAAAAGGTAGAGACCGTCGAGCGTTACCTGTCCGAGCCGGCAACCGACTGTTAA
- a CDS encoding macro domain-containing protein yields MIDLEVRQADVTKLELDAITNAANTQLRHAGGVAAAIARAGGPEVQRESNEKAPIGLGEAVETTAGEMPARYVIHAATVELGGPTSAEIISMATAATLRKADELGCRSLALVAFGTGVGGFPLQHAARLMVGAVRQYRPNSLERVVFAVHGEAAEQAFLAAVQG; encoded by the coding sequence ATGATCGACTTAGAGGTGCGCCAGGCTGACGTGACCAAGCTCGAACTCGACGCGATCACCAACGCTGCCAATACACAGCTTCGCCATGCCGGTGGTGTGGCTGCGGCGATCGCTCGTGCCGGCGGGCCCGAGGTACAGCGCGAATCGAATGAGAAGGCGCCGATCGGGCTCGGCGAAGCGGTCGAGACCACGGCCGGCGAGATGCCGGCGCGCTACGTGATTCACGCGGCGACGGTGGAGCTCGGTGGCCCAACCTCCGCGGAAATCATCTCGATGGCCACCGCGGCTACCTTGCGTAAGGCCGATGAACTCGGTTGCCGGTCGTTGGCCCTGGTGGCGTTCGGCACCGGCGTCGGCGGCTTCCCGCTGCAGCACGCGGCACGGCTGATGGTCGGCGCCGTTCGACAGTATCGGCCGAATTCCCTTGAGCGGGTGGTGTTCGCGGTCCACGGCGAGGCCGCCGAGCAAGCGTTCCTGGCTGCGGTCCAGGGGTAA
- a CDS encoding competence/damage-inducible protein A, which translates to MSARAGIVVTGTEVLSGRVQDRNGPWLADRLLELGIELGHITICGDRPADIEAQLRFLAAQGVDLIITSGGLGPTADDMTVEVVARFCGRELLLDVELENRIANILKSLMARNPGFDPGNFDSIRVANRKQAMIPAGAQVLDPVGTAPGVVVPGKPAVMVLPGPPRELQPMWRKAIQTPAAQEAIAGRTIYQQQTVRMFGLPESALADTLRGAEGAIDGFDALEITTCLRRGEIEMVTRYEPDATDVYARLTEVLRDRHGEQIYSEDGSQVDDQVAELLTGRRIATAESCTAGLLAARLTDRAGSSAYVMGGVVSYSNEAKAAVLGVDPALIQAHGAVSEPVANAMAIGALQRFGADTAVAITGVAGPGGGTPEKPVGTVCFAVLIDDGRTAIRTLRLPGNRSDIRERSTTVAMHLLRRTLSSERRP; encoded by the coding sequence GTGAGCGCACGCGCGGGCATCGTAGTCACCGGAACCGAGGTCTTGAGCGGGCGGGTCCAAGACCGCAACGGTCCGTGGCTCGCCGACCGGCTGCTTGAGCTGGGCATCGAGCTGGGACACATCACCATTTGCGGAGACCGCCCCGCCGACATCGAGGCGCAACTGCGTTTCCTGGCGGCCCAGGGTGTGGACCTGATCATCACCAGCGGCGGTCTGGGCCCGACGGCCGATGACATGACCGTCGAGGTGGTGGCCCGATTCTGCGGGCGGGAGCTGCTGCTGGATGTTGAACTGGAAAACAGAATCGCCAATATCTTGAAGTCCCTGATGGCGCGCAACCCCGGCTTTGATCCGGGCAACTTCGACTCGATACGGGTCGCCAACCGCAAGCAAGCGATGATTCCCGCCGGTGCGCAGGTGCTCGATCCGGTGGGCACCGCGCCGGGAGTGGTGGTACCGGGAAAGCCGGCGGTGATGGTGCTTCCCGGGCCGCCGCGCGAACTTCAGCCCATGTGGCGCAAAGCAATTCAGACACCTGCGGCGCAAGAGGCGATCGCTGGCCGAACGATCTACCAGCAGCAGACCGTGCGCATGTTCGGGCTGCCCGAGTCCGCGTTGGCCGACACCCTACGCGGTGCCGAAGGCGCCATCGACGGCTTTGACGCCCTGGAGATCACCACCTGCCTGCGGCGCGGCGAAATCGAGATGGTCACCCGCTATGAGCCCGACGCCACGGACGTATACGCCCGACTCACGGAGGTACTGCGCGACAGGCACGGCGAACAGATTTACTCCGAAGACGGCTCGCAGGTAGACGATCAGGTTGCCGAGTTGCTTACCGGCCGCAGGATAGCGACCGCGGAATCGTGCACCGCGGGTTTGTTGGCGGCACGGCTCACCGACCGGGCAGGCTCATCGGCCTACGTGATGGGCGGTGTGGTGAGTTATTCCAATGAGGCCAAAGCGGCAGTGCTCGGCGTCGACCCGGCGCTGATCCAGGCGCACGGGGCGGTCTCCGAACCGGTAGCGAACGCGATGGCCATCGGCGCACTGCAACGCTTCGGCGCCGACACCGCCGTCGCGATCACCGGGGTCGCCGGCCCCGGCGGGGGAACACCGGAAAAGCCGGTGGGAACGGTCTGCTTTGCGGTGCTGATTGACGATGGCCGCACGGCCATTCGCACCCTCCGGCTCCCCGGGAATCGGTCGGATATCCGCGAACGCTCAACGACGGTGGCGATGCACCTGCTGCGCCGTACGTTGAGCAGCGAGCGACGCCCGTAG
- a CDS encoding MFS transporter, with translation MYPRCVPPHPVRHDAHVKTPWLNADQRNSFIAAFLGWTMDAFDYFIVVLVYADIAKTFHHSKTEVAFVTTATLAMRPVGALIFGMWADRVGRRIPLMVDVVLYSVVGFLCAFAPNFTVLVILRLLYGIGMGGEWGLGAALAMEKVPVGRRGFFSGLLQEGYSFGYLLATVASLVVMNWLGLSWRWLFGLSIIPALISLIIRYRVKESEVWESAQDRMRVTKTRIRDVLRSATIIRRFVYLVLLMTAFNWMSHGTQDVYPSFLTATNDHGAGLSSTTARWIVVVYNVGAIIGGLIFGTLSQRFSRRYTIAFCAVLGLPIVPLFAYSRTAAMLCVGSFLMQLCVQGAWGVIPAHLTEMSPDIIRGFYPGVTYQLGNLLAAMNLPIQEYLAETHGYPFALAVTVVPVLSVVALLALAGKDATGVRFGTSESAFLPTKVR, from the coding sequence ATGTACCCCAGGTGTGTGCCGCCGCACCCGGTGCGCCACGATGCACACGTGAAGACTCCTTGGCTCAACGCTGACCAGCGGAATTCGTTTATCGCGGCGTTTTTGGGCTGGACGATGGACGCGTTCGACTACTTCATCGTGGTGCTGGTCTATGCCGACATCGCCAAAACCTTCCACCACAGTAAGACCGAAGTTGCGTTCGTGACCACGGCCACGCTGGCCATGCGTCCGGTGGGCGCCCTGATCTTCGGGATGTGGGCCGATCGGGTCGGCCGACGGATTCCGCTGATGGTCGACGTCGTGTTGTACTCGGTCGTCGGTTTCTTGTGTGCGTTCGCGCCCAATTTCACCGTATTGGTCATCCTGCGACTCCTCTATGGCATCGGTATGGGCGGCGAATGGGGGTTGGGCGCGGCGCTGGCGATGGAGAAGGTTCCGGTCGGACGCCGCGGATTCTTCTCGGGTCTCTTACAAGAGGGCTACTCGTTCGGCTATCTGCTAGCCACCGTCGCAAGCCTGGTGGTGATGAACTGGCTTGGCCTGTCCTGGCGCTGGTTGTTCGGGCTGTCCATCATCCCGGCACTGATCAGCCTGATCATCCGGTACCGGGTGAAGGAATCCGAGGTGTGGGAATCCGCGCAAGACCGGATGCGCGTCACCAAGACCCGCATCCGTGACGTACTGCGCAGTGCGACGATCATCCGGCGATTCGTCTATCTGGTGCTGCTGATGACCGCTTTCAACTGGATGAGCCACGGCACCCAGGACGTGTATCCGAGCTTTTTGACCGCGACCAACGACCACGGCGCCGGGTTGTCCAGTACCACCGCCAGGTGGATCGTGGTGGTCTACAACGTCGGTGCCATCATCGGTGGGCTGATCTTCGGCACGCTGTCCCAGCGTTTCAGCCGCCGCTACACCATTGCGTTTTGCGCCGTGTTGGGGCTGCCGATCGTGCCATTGTTTGCCTACTCGCGGACTGCCGCAATGCTGTGTGTCGGTTCGTTTCTGATGCAACTGTGTGTGCAGGGCGCGTGGGGGGTGATCCCTGCCCATCTGACCGAGATGTCACCGGACATTATTCGGGGCTTCTATCCCGGCGTGACTTATCAGTTGGGCAACCTGCTGGCGGCGATGAACCTGCCCATTCAGGAGTACCTGGCTGAGACGCACGGCTATCCGTTCGCGCTGGCGGTCACCGTTGTTCCGGTATTGAGCGTGGTCGCGCTGCTGGCGCTGGCGGGCAAGGATGCTACCGGAGTCCGTTTCGGAACGTCCGAAAGTGCTTTTCTCCCAACGAAAGTGAGATGA
- a CDS encoding amidohydrolase family protein, whose translation MRGSRFGLHADHRCRWTRRGQPYAGHRSRSALARTRENHCRQSARADDRRTREARRLDRGRLAPRYLQAGNIWVTCEPYEPILPGAINMLGDDLIMFASDYPHWDGEWPDSTKHLRTRSDISDESREKIGGLNAQRFYALN comes from the coding sequence GTGCGCGGGAGTAGGTTCGGCCTACATGCGGATCATCGATGCCGATGGACACGTCGCGGACAACCCTACGCTGGCCATCGAAGCCGTTCGGCGCTGGCCAGAACACGTGAAAATCACTGCAGACAGTCGGCCCGGGCTGACGATCGAAGGACCCGAGAAGCGCGGCGATTGGATCGAGGGCGGCTGGCGCCGCGATACCTGCAGGCCGGAAATATCTGGGTGACCTGTGAGCCCTACGAGCCGATCCTGCCGGGTGCGATCAACATGCTCGGCGACGACCTCATCATGTTCGCCAGCGACTACCCGCACTGGGACGGCGAGTGGCCGGATAGCACCAAGCACTTGCGCACCCGATCTGACATCAGCGACGAATCGCGGGAAAAGATCGGCGGATTGAACGCCCAGCGCTTCTACGCGCTGAATTAA
- a CDS encoding phage holin family protein, translating into MGPFLVRAALTGFALWVVTQCVSGIRFVGGDTMWQKIGIIFVVAVIFGVVNAVIKPIVQFLSIPLYILTLGLIHVVINAFMLWITARITEDTTRWGLQIDHFWWTAIWAAILLSIVSWILSLLTRDFRRVTRA; encoded by the coding sequence ATGGGACCTTTTTTGGTGCGCGCCGCGTTGACCGGGTTTGCGTTGTGGGTCGTCACTCAGTGCGTTTCAGGCATTCGCTTTGTCGGCGGCGACACCATGTGGCAGAAGATCGGCATCATCTTCGTGGTAGCGGTGATCTTCGGCGTGGTGAATGCGGTCATCAAGCCCATTGTGCAATTTCTGTCGATCCCGCTGTACATCCTGACGCTCGGCCTGATTCACGTCGTCATCAACGCGTTCATGCTGTGGATCACCGCCCGGATCACCGAGGACACCACCAGATGGGGATTGCAGATCGACCACTTCTGGTGGACCGCGATCTGGGCCGCAATCTTGTTGTCGATTGTGAGCTGGATTTTGTCGCTGTTGACGCGTGATTTCCGCCGCGTCACCCGCGCCTAG
- a CDS encoding anti-sigma factor antagonist, with product MQKTNTVAIGSNPGPSSTRLNSHLNDPHNGLRAVTECTGSAVVVHVGGDVDAGNEVAWQRLVSRSAAIAIAPGPFVIDVRDLDFMGSCAYAVLAQESVRCRRRGVNLRLVSNQPIVARTIAACGLRRLLPMYSTVEAALSPPAPSGH from the coding sequence GTGCAAAAAACGAACACCGTCGCGATCGGATCAAATCCCGGTCCTTCTAGCACGCGGCTGAATTCGCACCTTAATGACCCGCATAACGGTCTACGAGCGGTCACCGAATGCACCGGCTCGGCGGTGGTTGTTCATGTCGGAGGCGACGTTGACGCCGGCAACGAGGTTGCCTGGCAGCGTCTGGTGAGCCGAAGCGCCGCCATCGCCATCGCGCCAGGTCCGTTCGTGATCGACGTTCGGGACCTCGATTTCATGGGGTCCTGTGCCTATGCCGTCTTGGCGCAAGAGTCTGTCCGGTGTCGCCGTCGCGGCGTGAACCTGCGGTTGGTTAGCAATCAGCCGATCGTGGCGCGCACCATCGCCGCCTGCGGACTGCGGCGTCTCCTGCCCATGTATTCGACTGTCGAGGCCGCATTGTCACCGCCCGCTCCCAGCGGCCACTAA
- a CDS encoding FAD-dependent oxidoreductase: MADGVRQVVVVGAGVSGLTSALCLAEAGWPVRVWTDRLPQQSTSAVAGAVWRPRSLAPVAQTLMWAQHSLREFGELAKEPTTGVRMSPALSVGELADADATRPGSDLIPELRPADPASLPGGFSSGSHSTLPMIDMPRYLDYLVGRLAKAGCEIEIHPVRTLAEAADCAPVVINCAGLGARQLVGDDTLRPLFGQHVVLANPGLQQLFVQLTDDPEWICYFPHPQRVVCGGIKIVDRWDLTPDPEVTDRILQRCYRIEPRLAAAAVVETITGLRPDRPSVRVEIEDLGTARCVHNYGHGGDGVTLSWGCAREVARLVGAER, from the coding sequence GTGGCTGATGGTGTGCGCCAAGTCGTCGTAGTTGGCGCTGGCGTCAGCGGGCTAACGTCGGCTCTGTGCCTCGCCGAGGCGGGCTGGCCGGTGCGCGTGTGGACCGACCGGTTGCCTCAGCAATCCACGTCGGCGGTGGCCGGAGCGGTGTGGCGACCGCGGTCATTAGCACCGGTTGCCCAGACCCTGATGTGGGCCCAACACTCGCTGCGCGAGTTTGGTGAACTCGCCAAGGAGCCGACAACTGGTGTGCGGATGTCACCGGCGCTCAGTGTCGGAGAACTCGCGGACGCCGACGCAACAAGACCGGGTTCAGACCTCATCCCCGAGCTGCGGCCGGCCGACCCCGCCAGCCTCCCCGGTGGTTTTTCCTCTGGTTCTCACTCCACCTTGCCGATGATCGACATGCCCCGCTACCTGGATTACCTGGTAGGGCGGCTGGCCAAGGCCGGCTGCGAAATCGAAATACATCCAGTGCGAACGTTGGCCGAGGCCGCAGACTGCGCACCGGTCGTGATCAATTGCGCCGGCCTAGGCGCCCGACAGCTCGTTGGCGATGACACACTTCGGCCGCTGTTCGGCCAGCACGTTGTCCTTGCGAACCCCGGTTTACAACAACTATTTGTGCAACTGACCGACGACCCGGAATGGATTTGCTACTTCCCCCACCCGCAGCGGGTGGTCTGCGGCGGCATCAAGATCGTCGACCGCTGGGACCTCACCCCAGACCCCGAGGTCACCGATCGCATCCTGCAACGCTGCTACCGGATTGAGCCGAGGTTGGCCGCAGCGGCCGTGGTCGAGACGATCACCGGATTGCGGCCCGATCGGCCGTCGGTCAGGGTAGAGATCGAGGATCTAGGGACGGCCCGATGTGTTCATAACTACGGACACGGTGGCGACGGCGTGACGTTGTCGTGGGGCTGTGCGCGCGAAGTGGCACGGCTGGTCGGAGCCGAGCGCTGA
- a CDS encoding TetR/AcrR family transcriptional regulator has protein sequence MTAPINRHELRRRSTHEALRQAALKSFARKGFTNVTVTELARDAGVTERTFFRHFPTKEAVLFQDYETHLEWFADALAQRPAAESLFDAVLASVAAFPHDLEVVRQAATARTELISADRVANHLRVVQSSFAAVLTEFVRRRHPDVANLDLVAEVAGAAIAAALVVAVENWGRNGCTDDLGQLVAASLALVRSGFAALP, from the coding sequence ATGACCGCGCCGATCAACCGTCATGAATTGCGTCGACGATCCACCCATGAGGCATTGCGTCAGGCTGCGCTGAAAAGCTTCGCACGCAAGGGATTTACCAATGTTACCGTCACCGAGTTGGCGCGAGACGCCGGCGTTACCGAGCGCACTTTCTTCCGGCACTTTCCGACCAAAGAGGCGGTGCTGTTTCAGGACTATGAGACTCACTTGGAATGGTTCGCCGACGCCCTTGCCCAGCGGCCGGCAGCTGAGTCACTCTTTGATGCGGTCCTGGCTAGTGTTGCCGCATTCCCCCACGATCTTGAAGTGGTGCGCCAGGCCGCAACCGCCCGGACCGAGTTGATCAGCGCGGACCGCGTTGCCAACCACCTGCGAGTGGTGCAGTCATCATTCGCCGCGGTGCTGACCGAGTTTGTCAGACGCCGTCACCCGGACGTGGCGAACCTCGACCTCGTTGCGGAAGTCGCGGGCGCCGCCATCGCGGCGGCCCTGGTCGTGGCGGTTGAGAATTGGGGGCGCAATGGTTGTACCGATGACCTCGGTCAGCTGGTGGCGGCTAGCCTTGCGTTGGTGCGCTCCGGGTTCGCGGCGCTGCCCTAG